Within the Salvia hispanica cultivar TCC Black 2014 chromosome 4, UniMelb_Shisp_WGS_1.0, whole genome shotgun sequence genome, the region gcctttttttaatgaattctTCTTTTGGTTTACTTTTTGTGTTCataatttgatgtttttgttggattttgcCATGTATCAGATTTATTTAATAAGGAATTTAAATCTTAGAATAGATAACACATAGGGAGTTATAGCTTTGACTAGGGGTGGAtaggtaaggtataccttaccgaaaccaccataccgtataccttaccgtaaatacggtatgcgaaaaagtcatacttttaccttaccaaagttttcggtataccttattttcagtatgacgaatttccataccgataccatacctcattttcggtataccgtatcgaagttcggtataccttacttttgcgaaatacctgactttcaacatcaattaaaatagaaaattatagtatttagaatattatttatattttataatttttaaaataaattaaatataatttattcataattatatttatatttcacaatagattttataatttaaaaatatataaaatatattttatatataattgtgtttatatttttgtggtatataccttagtttacggtatatCCCTTAATttaccgaatttcggtatacAGCGGTATACCGcagtatttgaaaattcatactgttaccttaccggaatctttcggtaaggtatcataccgtaacgaaagtcacggtatcatgaaaattcggtattttcggtattttttcggtacgataaggtcggtatttcggtatttcagtatttttccccagcttTGACATTAATTGATGCTATGTGTCTAAGTTCTACAGCTTAAGAATATATACTTGGTTTTTTTTCAACACATAAATTTAGCTTTATGTCTAATTTTTCCTAAGTCTTAAAAGCTATATTTGTAGAATAGTAAAGATACATGCATAGTATATGGTCTAGACAATTTCTGCATTAGACATTTTGAACatatacctttttttattacacTTTAAGTATAAAATGGTGTAAaatcttctataaaataacaGATAGGCATTTAGCcttatttttaatcttaatttaAGCTAAGTCTTCAAATATAGTCAGTTTAGTGACTAGATTTAATAGATTGCACGGATTAAAATATCATAGCAGGGAAGACTTGAAATTAGGAAGTTATTTGAAGCTATTCTTGATAAAATTAGACTTATCTCTTCAGGCAAGCAATTCTAGGTTTTGGTCTGTttctacaatttttttggattgaaTGTTTGAATCCTCCGAATTTTTCTATGTTTCTCCGATTCTGAGAATAtgtgttaataaaaaatgtcagaTTCGTTCCAAATCTTAtaccttattttaaaaaaattgaaatatctgTAATATACATGTAATTGAAAGCTAAATCCTTCAATTTTTGTACCATCTTCTCGGATTCGTTGAGGTTAGCCGTTTCAATCATTCTGTCGTCGATGAGGTTGTACAAATTTGGTGTTTGTCCACCGAAATTGTCGTCGAATGGGAGAAATCGCGTCGAGAATTGTTGGTGCGTTTCTAGGGTTTCGAATGAAATCGGCGGTAGATTAGCTCCAAATTTTAGGATCATCGTCGGGAAGTGTAAATAGCGTGTCTATTGGCCTGGCAGTGGCGGCGATTTGGTGGTCGTCGCCGGTTTTCCGGCGGGATGGAGTGTAGATATTGGTGCTAGGGTTTTCGTCTCCCAAACGGCGCGTCGGTGGGTTATGATTGAAAAGGCTTTTATATGCCTGTATAATGTATGGTTTATTTCCTAAGACCATGTTTGGTAGaggtgataactcatctagggtttgttcatgaattttcatccctagatgagttatcacctCTACCAAACATGCCATAAgtgtagtaattaattagttaaagtgtaactaattgaattaatttggtactaatttaatatcatATGTTTGGGCTGGTTTTTTGGGCCTTTTAATGCTGAATGGGCCAATTGTATAAATTCGTTTGGGCTAGTGATTTTCTATGTTTGGGCATGTTAAATTTTGTTGGCCCTTAGTCTATTGGTCTTTATAATGTCTATGcaattatgtaattattatgtggttataattaaattatttgcattaatccttaatattttagatatattatataatttggaATGTACgtatttagtatttttagttttaaataagtaaattttatattttgaagaaaGTTTTGTTATACCATGTTGGTCCAATTTAATAAATCCGACTGGGCCACTTTTATTCTTTGTTTGggtatttgttttaatttatattggagtattttttttagtgtattgatatttataattgttgtgtaattttaattaagatttttttgtttaagcTATAACATTAATCACATATTAATAGTTCCTCCATGTTAACAAACTTTAGGTAAAATTATGCGCTATTAAGATTATCTAGATATTAAACATTCAAcccaaaccaaaccaaaatcCCCAAATCTGTACAAATATGAACCCAATCTAATTCAATTCCACCATCTCGACTATTTCCAAGGCTTAAACTCTGAATTTGAAGCCGTTTTCGGAAAAGAGCATTTCCTTTCTCCGCTGGCTCTCCTCCCTCTTGTCCTTTTATTACACTATATTTCATGATTGAAGGATCGTCAATAGTAGCAGTATTTTCTTTAAGTAACAgtttatgatttataattatataaatcatattctaaatataaaatggttCATTTGTTATCTTGATCATTTGTTTTGTAAATCTTTATAATCTtttgaatacaaaatataaatagtttctattcttgatttttagtaatttttacatattttctatatattccttatttctaatttgttttaaatatatttttttattttttgaaaataacttggcccgtgcatagcacgggtggtAAAACTAGTAAGTTAAAATATTACACTTGTCATTTTATTGACTATagatatgaaataaattaactaacaCATGTACATGATCAACACCATTTTACATCAACACTTCTTTTTCACTGCATGATCCACACATCAAGAGTTGGAAGTCTATAAATTTAGAagtctatttttaatttttagaaatcaAAGGTCTCCTTTAAATGTTAGaagtttataaatttgaatttaattaaactcaAATGCATATCAAAGTGAGAGAAAAGAGATGGCTTGATCGTGCACGAGTAAATTAATGATATCATGAACCGCTATCTGAATTTAGTCAATCAAAAATTCAGTCTTGACTGCGTTAATGCAAACATTGATTATTGAACcaatttgtaaaatgtttaGATGCGGCTCCCAAACTGATCATAACAGACCAATATTTGAGAATGAAAATTGCTACTGAGAATGTCCTTCTACGAGACACCGATGGTGCATGTGgcacaatataattaatgtttaattcactttttacttatttttaattcactaTAAGTGAGTTTATTTCGTTATAGACTTGTTTTTGTGTAGCACAAGTGCGAATTTGTTCCTTGCTAGTTCACTGCTTACAAGTGTTTAGTTCACTTCCTAAATGTTTTAGTTTACCTTAAATGAGTTTTGTTTCGTACATAacaaatactctctccgtccgcaAGTTGGAGTCCTGTTAATCATTTTAGTCtatccgcgaataggagtgtcggttcacttttaccataaatggtaatagagtctcacattccactaactcattcaactcacatttcattGAAAACTAacatatacaagtgagacttaTATTCcgctaacttttttccacccaattttcttaacatttcttaaaacccgtgcgccaagaaatgagactgctaatgaacgatggaaggagtattttattaCGAAAAAAAGTAGCTAGtaaaaatcatactccttccgttccacaAAACTTATtccattttaccattttcttctgtcccacaaaggttgttccaattaaaatatttccaaaaatagacattaaatACACTCCTCAATCACCTCAATGTGAGACCATTACTCCTCTACACACCTCCATCtccatttaatacaaagtcaaacaattttttagaACCCACGGCGGGTCaaattgggacaaactttataggacggagggagaataAAACTTCATATGaactaaatagataaatttttttaacataatattAATGTTAGTCATGAATTGACTATTGAATGTAAATGAATCGCGTATGGTTTACAGTGAACTAAATGACACATACTATGAGGTATATCAGTAGTGGTATCATCTTCGCCCTCACATCATCATCTTAGCCTCTGCTTCCACCTCTAGATCTTTCTCTTTGTCTTTCTTTAAGTATATCAGCAGCTTTCGAAAGATTAACAAGTTGTCCTATCAttcaaagaaattaaaaaaggatTCATAATAGAATTAtataaagcaaaaataattCACTGTAAACACAATATAGTTAATTGTAAGCACAATATAATTCACTCAAGTGACAAAACAGTATACTAACATGTCAATACTAGttcactattaaaaaaatatactctatCTCCAGCTCCATTTTCCCACGGTCGTCGGATGGAGCAGCTAAGCGATGCAATCATCGTCTTGTTCTCCTTCGTCGCTCTCAACTTCCCAGTTTGAAGCCATTGGTCGGAGGAAATGGTGGTTGGAACGAAGAAAACACGTTACACGACGAGGAATGGAGGACACGATGTCGGAATTTGGTGGAGGAAAGCACGACGATAAACCCTACATGTGCGGCGACGAGGAATAGGGGAAAATGACAGTTGAAATGGAGTACTTGACTTTGAAGGGAGGTGGTCGCGGTGGTGGAACCCTATGTATTAGACGTAGAGAGCAGAGGATTTAGAGAAGAGACTAACAAAAGTGAAATGTTTAAAGAGAAGACCCACCTCATTCTAATTCAGCAAAATGACAAGTatctatttcaattttcattaaatatactCTTGCGGCCCAAAAAATAAGGATGTTTGGGATGACACGAttattaatgcataattggtaaagtaagagcgATGAGAAGAATGGTcgttaaaatagtgttagtaatagtgaaattcatattattattagtgttaaTAGGGTCGTACTGATACGAagtaagttgtaaataaattgacgtacatgagtaataaatttgagataactttttataattagaaaGTTTAAGTCACTCTACAATGGAATTGGAACTtgtatatagtaataaaaagtaTTAGTACAGGTGTCGGCTTCTTAGTGGTCATAGTTGGCAAAACCATGTCATAGGCAATCACACGCACCCCTCTTACGCACGATACATACATTATACATACAAGTATAGATTCAGTCTTTCACGGTCCGTCGCCCCAGAGTCTTTGCTCGAAAACCTCGCGTAGATTTCCGATCAAACGATTTTCAAGGTGTGTTTTTCATTCTCGGAAAGTCAATTTCGATCACGTGGAATTTCGTAGTCCtttctattttcttataaatccACCCGCACCATCAATTTCGATCGCCGTTTATGATGGAAATTGTGGCCAATTATTCatggttttcaaatttactCGAACGATATGCCCTGAATGTTTATCGCCACGAGATTTTTGTTGAGTTTGGCTGGAATGGTAATTTGGGAAAGGAGCGATTTTTGGATTGCTCTCTAATTATCCGCTATAACTTTGGGGTTTCTTCGCGGATTGATTTTTGGGAGTCTTgaattttgtttggatttaGGGATTTGACACTAAACGACGTAGGTGCATTGTTTTTAGATGTTTATGTTGCTGTAGATGTTGTGAATTGATCGTtaaagatttaaattttaagttagATATTTGGGAATATAAATTCCAATAAGGAATTACTGCTTTCTGGAGATGATCAATTTGGATGTTATCATGCATAAGCATAATATCTGGAGATGGTTACTCCACTGGTCTAGCTGACCTTGGTTCAAAATGGAACCTTGCACTGCTTGATTATTTTTCGGATAGCTTATTAAAGTAGTTACCTTCTGACCTTTTAGGTTTGTATTTCCTTAGTTACAAATATCTATATCAAACTGTACTTCAGCTTATAATAAATCTCAGCTGTACAGAAAGATGAAGGTGGGGTTTATAAACAAACCGGTCGAGTATTATGatgcatatattttcattttcacatGATGTGGGTCTAACATCACATTTCAGTAGTTAGCTTAGCTCTAGTCCTCTTGTTTGCAATGACAGCTGACAACGGTAATTGAAAAAACAGGTTTTCCATTACCATGATCAAATACAAACCCTTATGTTTTAAAAGTTACAGGATAAATGTTTTGACTCCCAACATGTAAAAGATAGGAAGAAATTTGAAACATGTAATTATGCATAGCCTGCAAATTTTTCATGCTGCTAAATATGTATCGCTCATATCAAATGAATGTGCTCTCTCCATATGTCAATGTGTCCTTATGTGTGTGActgtgtgtgtatttatattcGTACTGTAAATAAAGTTAACATGCCAAATGTTCATTGTGCCCCATAGAGCTCTATCTCCTTTTATCAAAACTGATAAATTTATGGAATTGGGATACAGATGAGGCTTCCAGTTGCAGCAGTGATTCTGATGGTAATATTAGGAAGTTTTGGTGGGGCTTTTGGTATTAGATTTGTGATAGATAGAGAAGAGTGCTTCTCTCACAAGGTGGAGTACGGGAATACTGTTCATTTCTCATTTGTGGTGATTAAATCCGAGGGGTCATGGCATTACAGTGAAGATGGTGTAGACCTTGTGGTAAACCTCTTGTTTTAACCCTTGGTTCTATTAATTCATTGAAAATCTGGTGTtagaacaaattaattttaagttatttCTTCCTCTTTAGTTGAAATGAACATTCATGATGTGATCAAGTATGCTTCTGAGGGTATCCATTATTTAATATGTttccatttctttatttttcatgccACTTGAAGAGTGTAACTTGGTGTGTGACTGAGAGGGGATGCTAATCAAGATCTCACTTGAGCAAAGTTTTGTACTTTTTTCAGAAGAATTTTCTAACTGTGAATTGATGtatgtaaaacattttttCGATAACATCTTTGGTAATCTGTCCTTCCTTTTCCaacctacttttttattttcctaataAAAACGAGGGATAGGTCACACTCGTAATACATTTTCCCGCCAACATACAATATTTTCCTGTAGATCTTAAAACTCAATTGTGCCTATACAGAAATTGGATTTTTACCAATACTTTCATATTATGTGAAAGTGGATCTATACTTGATAAGATTCTATCCCAAAATTGGCTGCAAAGATCTGTCATCAGGTGTATGcttataaaaatgtaaatatgcCTCCAACACTACACAGTGTTAATGATTAATAAGATGAACAATTATCCTGTTTAAGAGTAGCAGTAGAATTTGCAGCCAGTTAGGCAAATATTTTGGAACTATACACTCAGTGTTGCTTGAAACTGGGTGCTTCtaaattttctcttttcctattatttgattatgtgCTTCACATTATGAGATTGACCTGACGGATATTGCAAAATCATCAGGTTAAGGGACCAAATGCCGAACAGGTCCATGACATCCGAGACAAGACAAGTGAGAAGCACGAGTTTGTGGCTTTCCAGCAAGGAGTTTACCGGTTCTGTTTCACTAATAAGTCCCCGTATCATGAAACCATAGACTTTGATGTACATGCTGGCCATTTCTTGTACCATGACGAGCATGCTAAAGACGGTGAttatatttctctctctctctcaatgtCTCTCTCCGTTTCTGTTTTATTGGCATGGActgtttaaaatatttaataattctGGTGCATAAATTTGTTGACATGTGCAGAGCATTTCAAACCTCTTTTTGAGCATATTGGGAAGCTAGAGGAAGCTTTGTACAATATTCAGTTCGAGCAGCATTGGCTAGAGGCTCAAACTGATCGTCAGGCTATAGGTAATTTAGTCACATTGAGGCTATTTTTGGGGAAACGTTTACTATTTATACTGTTTTTCTTGTTCATATGGAATGCCTCTGTTGTTGAGGGATGCAGACGGCTGTTTATATCTACTTCATTTATTCGTTCATATTGGCCATGTATGCAGAGGAAGCCTGTATGACTCTATTGATTTGTTTGGTTTCAGTGAATGAGAAGATGAGCAAAGGAGCGATTCACAAAGCCTTACTCGAATCAGCTGCTCTGGTTTTAGCCAGCGGTTTGCAAGTCTTCATTTTGCAGCGTTTATTTGAGAGAAAGCTTGGAGTATCAAGAGTCTGATCTTGTACTTTTAGTCTTTTACTAGTGTGCAAAATTGTGGAATTTTAAAGCTCATTAACTTATTCTCACAGTATCACATATACTTAGCTACACCCTTTTTCggaattaattattctaatGTATTCTAATTTTTGGTGGAACAGTAAAGGCAAGCATTCTCTATGtctatgaatttaaatatctaaataaatgaaaattgctAGTACTCCATAGTAAATATTGATTAGAAATATGCCGATCTTAAATGGCTGCACTTGGGCAATGAAAGTAGGTCCTTCATTAGTTTAATACATCTAAGGTGGCTTCAAATAATCTAATATACTTCTTacactattttatcaattttttttatttcatccaccaaattaaaatttcataaaggCCTAAGCATCAATTGACTAGAAATACATATTATAAGCgaataaaagcaaaatatgGGCAATTAGGTATAGGTATCGGATGCTTTGTTCCTGCTGGTGATTTAATATGTAAGATAGTGGTGACTAGaagacaaaataatattattcttaatCATAGTTTTATACCAATAAAATATgtgagaaatataaaaaaagagaaaataaataaaacctaCTAATAGAGTTTGTCTCCCTATAGCTTTGGATTTAtgcatttctatatatatcttttgttattatcatattttctaGCTCTATGTATCACAAGTTTGACTTAAAAAATTTGCGGAATTCT harbors:
- the LOC125222142 gene encoding transmembrane emp24 domain-containing protein p24beta2-like, whose product is MRLPVAAVILMVILGSFGGAFGIRFVIDREECFSHKVEYGNTVHFSFVVIKSEGSWHYSEDGVDLVVKGPNAEQVHDIRDKTSEKHEFVAFQQGVYRFCFTNKSPYHETIDFDVHAGHFLYHDEHAKDEHFKPLFEHIGKLEEALYNIQFEQHWLEAQTDRQAIVNEKMSKGAIHKALLESAALVLASGLQVFILQRLFERKLGVSRV